Proteins from a genomic interval of Bos mutus isolate GX-2022 chromosome 15, NWIPB_WYAK_1.1, whole genome shotgun sequence:
- the FOLR2 gene encoding folate receptor beta isoform X2, producing MDAKHHKAEPGPEDKLHNQCTPWKKNACCSARVSQELHKDTSSLYNFTWDHCGKMEPACQRHFIQDNCLYECSPNLGPWIQEVNQKWRKERFLNVPLCKEDCQSWWEDCRTSYTCKSNWHRGWDWTSGSNKCPTGTICRTFEAYFPTPAALCEGLWSHSYKLSNYSRGSGRCIQMWFDPALGNPNEEVARFYALALTAEAWPQGIRPLLLCLALMLSLWLHD from the exons ATGGATGCCAAGCACCACAAGGCAGAACCCGGCCCTGAGGACAAGCTGCACAACCAA tgcaCCCCCTGGAAGAAGAACGCCTGCTGCTCTGCCAGAGTCAGCCAGGAGCTGCACAAGGACACCTCCTCCTTGTATAACTTTACCTGGGACCACTGTGGCAAGAtggaacccgcctgccagcgcCACTTCATTCAGGACAACTGTTTGTACGAGTGCTCACCCAATCTGGGGCCCTGGATCCAGGAG GTGAACCAGAAGTGGCGCAAAGAACGGTTCCTGAACGTGCCCCTGTGCAAAGAGGACTGTCAGAGCTGGTGGGAAGACTGCCGTACCTCCTACACCTGCAAGAGCAACTGGCACAGAGGCTGGGACTGGACCTCAG GATCTAATAAGTGTCCAACTGGGACCATCTGCCGCACATTTGAGGCCTACTTCCCCACACCTGCAGCCCTGTGTGAAGGTCTCTGGAGTCACTCCTACAAGCTCAGCAATTACAGCCGGGGCAGTGGCCGCTGCATCCAGATGTGGTTCGACCCTGCCCTGGGCAACCCCAATGAGGAGGTGGCGAGATTCTATGCCTTGGCCTTGACTGCTGAGGCCTGGCCCCAGGGTATTAGACCTCTCTTGCTCTGCCTGGCCCTGATGCTGTCACTCTGGCTCCATGACTGA
- the FOLR2 gene encoding folate receptor beta isoform X1: MPWKLTPLLLFLGWMTSVCSARTRTDLLNVCMDAKHHKAEPGPEDKLHNQCTPWKKNACCSARVSQELHKDTSSLYNFTWDHCGKMEPACQRHFIQDNCLYECSPNLGPWIQEVNQKWRKERFLNVPLCKEDCQSWWEDCRTSYTCKSNWHRGWDWTSGSNKCPTGTICRTFEAYFPTPAALCEGLWSHSYKLSNYSRGSGRCIQMWFDPALGNPNEEVARFYALALTAEAWPQGIRPLLLCLALMLSLWLHD, encoded by the exons ATGCCCTGGAAACTGACACCACTTCTGCTTTTTCTGGGTTGGATGACCTCTGTGTGCAGTGCCCGGACCCGGACAGACCTGCTCAACGTCTGCATGGATGCCAAGCACCACAAGGCAGAACCCGGCCCTGAGGACAAGCTGCACAACCAA tgcaCCCCCTGGAAGAAGAACGCCTGCTGCTCTGCCAGAGTCAGCCAGGAGCTGCACAAGGACACCTCCTCCTTGTATAACTTTACCTGGGACCACTGTGGCAAGAtggaacccgcctgccagcgcCACTTCATTCAGGACAACTGTTTGTACGAGTGCTCACCCAATCTGGGGCCCTGGATCCAGGAG GTGAACCAGAAGTGGCGCAAAGAACGGTTCCTGAACGTGCCCCTGTGCAAAGAGGACTGTCAGAGCTGGTGGGAAGACTGCCGTACCTCCTACACCTGCAAGAGCAACTGGCACAGAGGCTGGGACTGGACCTCAG GATCTAATAAGTGTCCAACTGGGACCATCTGCCGCACATTTGAGGCCTACTTCCCCACACCTGCAGCCCTGTGTGAAGGTCTCTGGAGTCACTCCTACAAGCTCAGCAATTACAGCCGGGGCAGTGGCCGCTGCATCCAGATGTGGTTCGACCCTGCCCTGGGCAACCCCAATGAGGAGGTGGCGAGATTCTATGCCTTGGCCTTGACTGCTGAGGCCTGGCCCCAGGGTATTAGACCTCTCTTGCTCTGCCTGGCCCTGATGCTGTCACTCTGGCTCCATGACTGA